TGGAGGAGGCGGTGCCCCGGGTCGGTGCCGGGCAGGCCGCGGTGACCTGGATCGGTCACGCCACCTGCCTGGTGCAGCTCGGCGGCCGGGCGGTGCTGACCGATCCGGTCTTCGCCGAAAAGATCCCGGGAACGCCGCGCCGATACACCCCGCCCGGGGTGTCGTGGGAGTCGCTGCCACCGATCGACGCGGTGGTGATCAGCCACAACCACTTCGACCACCTCGACGAGCCGACCGTCCGCCGGCTGCCCCGGGACACCCCGGTGCTGGTACCGGCCGGGTTGGCCTGGTGGTTCCAGACACGGGGTTTCCGCCGGGTGGTGGAGCTGGACTGGTGGGAGTCGACCGTCGTGGGCGGCGTACGGTTCGACTTCACCCCGGCGCACCACTGGAGCCGGCGGGGCCTCTTCGACACCTGCCAGAGCCTCTGGGGCGGTTGGTTGATGACCTCGGAGGAGACGCCGACCCACCGGGTCTTCTTCGCCGGTGACTCGGCGTACGGGCCGGCCTTCGCCGAGATCGGCGCGCGCTTCCCCGACATCGACGTGGCGTTGCTGCCGGTCGGCGCGTTCCGGCCGCGCTGGTTCATGAAGCCGCTGCACATGGACCCGGCCGAGGCGGTGCGCGCGTGCGGCGACCTGGGGGCGGAACGGATGGTCACCATCCACTGGGGCACGTTCGCGCTCTCCGCCGAGCCGGTGCTGGCCCCGGTCGAGCTGGCCCGCAAGGCGTGGGCCGAGTCGGGCCGCCCGGCGGACGCCCTCTGGGACCTGGCGGTCGGGCAGAGCCGGCAGTTCGGCACCACCGACCGGAGCTGAACAGGCGGCCC
Above is a window of Verrucosispora sp. NA02020 DNA encoding:
- a CDS encoding MBL fold metallo-hydrolase, whose protein sequence is MYRPRAVHRALARLTGAPRGRDWPGGFTDRLTHPVPGPAAVLRLMRERGTRPVGATGGRVPVVEEAVPRVGAGQAAVTWIGHATCLVQLGGRAVLTDPVFAEKIPGTPRRYTPPGVSWESLPPIDAVVISHNHFDHLDEPTVRRLPRDTPVLVPAGLAWWFQTRGFRRVVELDWWESTVVGGVRFDFTPAHHWSRRGLFDTCQSLWGGWLMTSEETPTHRVFFAGDSAYGPAFAEIGARFPDIDVALLPVGAFRPRWFMKPLHMDPAEAVRACGDLGAERMVTIHWGTFALSAEPVLAPVELARKAWAESGRPADALWDLAVGQSRQFGTTDRS